The genomic DNA CTGTTTAGATGACTTACCACTTGATCAGCTATTGCTTCAATCTTTTCATAGTATTCATTAACCTTATTAGCAGCCTTTGTAACTGTGGGAAGGCATTGAGGTGTCGTCTTCTCTTGGGAGAGTTGTTCTAATAGTTCCCTCAAAGTAGCAACATACTGTTTACACATATGTTTCATACAACAATACACATGAAACATCAATATACTAATTTACCTCTAAGCTTCAAAGAAGATCCAAAAGGAGGACGTTACATACATGCGTAAGCTTTGACTGATTTTGCTGATTAGGTGCAACGGAAAGCAATCTCCGCAAATTGATCTCCGTTTTGCTCATCCCCATATCTGACTACACAGGATGGATACATAGTACACAGGTCGCAGACATAGAACCTCTCATTCATTTCTAGGCATCTTTTCTCATattattgatatatcatggtttttgtggtttttaaccatgatataaggagtcttttagtgtcttttgatttgttttctagattgtttttgagtctttacaggtttttagcatgaaaggagcaaagtggagcaatttggatcagtttggagcaataatccgcaagaaatcaacttggaatcgatcagaggagatggtgtcgatcgacactgccttagcatcgatcgacacccagtccaaaccgacgagagagccaaatttggaagttttacaaagttgcccgaagttttccatatttgcaagactagtcactgacgtgttttaggacatatatatatatagtttttaggttttccaaacccttaagtttgATTCTATCAAGTTCtattttttctgcaaccctgagaaatttttgagagctattggagagagatctactttgagagaagaattcttaaactccttcttactcttttaatctcaattgcatattattcagaattatgtcttgttcttcattgattatgtctgagtaatttgcttgttaggcttagggtttttcacagggattttataaattattagatctgattatttaggattcattatctatctagatcttcatcttaggttgttcttcatattaatccttgattgaccatctagaattaataccctaggaaaataaattgatatgagaatataattgattttcctgacaaaaaccttttgatgagcaaaattatttcttgcaaagagatttgatttaataattttgtgaactatctaaacctgtttttaaagctgattttttaacctagaattttacaaagagatttggattttctggttttaaatttagataatatttgcagtgataactgatttattttacaaaagtgtttagagttctagatatgttcttaattgtttgaatcctaatttattgattgatttataattcataatttcctgagaaattctctagacctagctttttgatccattgaatttacaacagtttttatttaatattttgcattgcttttctttatttaaatcaatttgtttagcataattgaaaaactctataatttattgtgtagtcttgagtctttgtggaattcgacccctaagtactgcagtgatcttttaatttgagagagtagctctagggtaaatttgagcatatcaattatcatagttaaaaaaacatttctaaagCAAAGCCAAATGCTCACCTAGACATGATAGCAAGTGCTTACAGATAAGAATCAAGCCCAACATATCATTAATTGAACTCATTCAGCTAAAACCCTAAAGAATGTAAAAATCGCCATTAAACAACACTGAAAACTCCACAATTCAAGCCCAACATTGATTCTATGCAAACAAAAACCTaagtatgtaaaaaaaaaaacccgagaATCAAAATCACGAAGTACAGTACTTCGAGATTAGCTAGTAAAGAACacaattatactatatattgaAACTTATTGTTCCATCCATTAACGAGTTTCTCCAAAAACAATGAAAGCCATTAACCATTTTAATCACTTTTAAGTTTGTTTACTTCTCTCTGCACTTCCTCAGTAGCCAGTGTAGGTAGATATagaaccctaaccctaatctTCTTCAAAATGGACTTACTGCATCCGTTCATAAAAGCCGTAGAGCGACAAATCCACGGTAATGTAACATTATATTTACCCCTTTATACAAAGCCTACGATTTTTCAGAAGGAAAATCATATATAGTCTATGTCCTAAATTTTTTATGGTTGATGATGTTTTAATGTCTTAAAAAACTATACAATATATGGTTGcaatgtctttttatttttgttttgctgtttGTTATgtcttcaaaagaaaaaatcccttcatattcataaatcataagTTTGTATCTAATATcattaaatgtttatttttttttttaaaaaaaagagcaaaaagaaaaactatagtGATGTTAATGCAGGGAAGAGATCTTTGTAGCTTTTACGTACGTATTGATTCTCTATTATAGCTAGCCGCCGCCTCTttgatttttcatattttaatatattttgtttttgtgaaatgGTTGcaaagattttcttttttttttgcaggaagcCATTCAAAGCTTTgtcttttatcaaaatttttttttttttttaatttgaaacgACCCATAAAAATTGTTAGCTGGCAATAAATTTCTTACAGAAATTATTTTCCGTAGTGGAATCTTGTTGCACTGATTCCTTTTGTAAAATTCTTGACCAAAGTTAGAGCAACCTCGAGATTGACAATTGGTCAATATATGGGACCTTTGTCAGAAagctttttgtgtgttttagttttattttaaaaacttccATTAGAAcaattacaatgttttttttaataatacaacgtaatttttttttggttttaatgtgaaGAATAATAGTTAAGTTACTTCTTTGCCTCTTTCTGGTTAAGTTTATATCGGTTGGCCCCATTAATCTTAAACAAATGATGACAACTTTACGTTTTAAGAAAAATACTGTATGTGACGAAAATCCAATTGGGTTTGTAGAATCGTTGGTTCACATTTGTACCGTACCggaaattaaactttttttgttctcaagAAGTGTTTTCGttcatttattaattaatatttctatCCACTATATCAATTCAGAGTTTACATTCAAAACTTATATACACAATCACAtgcataactttttttaaaaaaatatgacagATTTGAACAAGcaatatctttaaaaattaaaatttcaatacaAATTATGAATGCCAGCTATAATATTCCACACAACATTCATCATTAACTAGGTTTTattacgagagagagagagcctctCTGCTTCAGTTCTGGTCTATCTCTGCTTTTGCATTGATTTGAATGGTACTATGCTTCGTATTAATTANttttttttttttttttttttttttttttttttttttttttttttttttttaaccgtGGGGATCCTAAAGGCTTTCTAGGCCCAAAGACTAATTCCACGAGACCCACGAGAAATCCACGTTTTCTTACCATTTAAGGCGTCTCTGGGTGGCCAAGGGGATTTGAACCCAGGGCGGAAGCTCCAGCTGGAGCCCCTTTACTACTAGGCCAAAGGCACTTGGTTAATTAAGAGATATCTACTAAAAAGTTTTCTCTTCAGTCttattatcttttattcttttgggCATCTTACAAGTCTTGACATGATATCGTATCAGTTGTCTCTTTAGCCAAGGTTATCATGTTATGTAAGGTCTTTCTTTTgggtatgttttgttttccaaactTGTAATTTATATCAGTTGTCTCTTTAATTTggacattttttcttttatgcttaatttttaaacaaaaattggatCTTATCAGTTTTATGTTTAACCAGATCATATATAATATCCTCACATTCACACATAGTAGTTTATAGTAATACACATGGACGTGAATAACAGAAATCGGGGATCATGCAAATGTAACACACACATGTACACGTAAATATAATCGAAACTCCACACGTGTATACCTAGAAAATTTACTAAGCATCGGGGATGTAaagttaatttcttttttatttttaattaagggACTTTCTATTGATtagaaacacaaagaaaaacaaaaacaaaaaaactcagcAGTTGCCTTAGAAATTGAgttaataattaatagtatCGTGGCATGTTACGTTGTTCAtgtatatctttttattttactagGTAATTAGTCCATGCAATGCGTGGTTATATGcataatagttttgattatatttcttaaattttctgaaactaaaatattgttttactaatgtataatttcaaaaaatttatactaatgtatgaatctaaaaaaaatttatagcaatttctcaaaataacactcctctcaacatttttttggtatggttatttattatacaaaattcaaaatatataaacttttctataaagaaaaaattagccaatactacaaaaaattattacaaattgattatctatattaatataaataataatatataaatttaaacattttcctttttttcttttttttggcaaacaaacattttcctaatatgaaagaatctatgtttatgatcatgttttatAAACATAAGACTATAGTATAGTAAAattgatttaaagattttttcttaatgacattgtaaacataagactatagtatagtaaaattgaatcaaataattatcaaaaaatttagtaactacgtataaaattattgtatatagaatattcctcatttcaaagtttaaagcaattaaaataattaaaaaatattaaaattttaccaaaaacattttttcttgaaagataaatatattagttggagaaatgaatgtaaaattattgggtaggagttacatttgagttaaatgtagagttaaatggagttaaatGCCTTCAAAAgtgggttaattataaataaatatttatttttgacttaaaCGAAAAGGAATATCAAGtggctcaatcaaaatttaaacttacactttttgattgttttgttgatataaactcaacactcacacataatattccaaattgaaaatattacttttgaagtgacaaactaaattagttttttttttaaaattatatgaacttcaatctaaagattttttaaaaccccaagaataacttcaatccttttatttttttgtttttgtttttcactcatcaatttaacttatagtgctagatttcatactaatggtttcatctttagaggatttagttaaatgatattttaataattatattattttctatatttcacttccagttaaacatgattttttttttggaatcattttttcattttgcttaaatcaagaaaatcaatctttttatagttaagttctttttgttttcaaaaacctcaaatcttaaataatataaatattatattgatctttacatatttatctattggatcacaaaacaaaatagactttacaaaataaaatagactttgtaaatggataattatattggtcattctaaattattaaaaatgatacatgaatatgtgagataaccagagtacataatagagaattagagattgatcttttcaacttcatgacctcattgtgtggtgaatattgtaagagtatgaaaaataatgacttataagatgctaatctaaaatagataatgaagataaaccttttaaaacagattctcaaataaacttgattttttgttaaaaccaacatatgtgaatttaaatttagctatgaaaattttaaaaataaatatgaatagattagaaaggcaagaaatataaaagaaatattttatttttatataaataaaataaaaattgaaaaaatgttaattatatataatactttctaaattaaaatatagaatcaaactcttacaacacatattagatataacaacatttgatattggtgagagaggaggagagaatgattacttataagatgataatccaaattagataatggagatgaatctttaaatataaaaacaatgtaaaatatatatatcatgtagtctctaaaattaaaatttagcattaaaattttacaatgatatttcatttggttttttgtaatccatacaacaaaaataagaaattgaaaacataaaaaaaaaataaatgatttgagatattgtggaagagaatgagagaagtggaagaggATGAAAGAATgtaaaaatgagaaagtaaaaaatgcCACTATGAGAGAATGAAgcaatgcttatttatatgataagaattgatggaagttacatttagaatcattggagttacaaatattatttattgtgtttgaataaaattgaatggtggaatatgattaatgcataattattttattttcagttataattttattttaatgtatgaattaaatatattgtgttaattgagtcttaaatattatttaaagcaattaaacaattagaaagcaaataaaagaataaaaaaattagaaaatattaaatgaaaatcaaccaataaggagagaccaaaaccttacttttatatatttgatttatccAGTTTGTACTTTTACTACAGTCCAATTTAGGTTAAGGCTTTTTTTAGTTTGCGTTCGTACAAACTATGCAGTTTTGAACAAAATTgatcaaatttattatatattcataaattaattcaaaatttgctaagtcttttaaacaaaaagaaaaaaactttttgcCCTTCTTACTACtgtagtatatatttataatttattatcaaaaggttacaaatattaacttttaaaaagagagaatcaattattaaaaaaaaaaaggagagttaGGGTTTAATTTTTGACAAACATTAATTCATTAAACCAACCATTACATACTTAAGCATaaaaccaaacacacacacaaaccaacttttttctaaaactaaaacattacatacttaaacataaaactaaaaaccagactttttaaaaaaactaaaacacataCTTagacataaaactaaaaaccagactcttttttttttttactaacgaGTAAAAACCAAACACTACTTCTTTTTGGGCTCCGGCTCCGGTGTCATGGCGGCATCGATCTCATTTCTTATGGCCATCAACTTCTCGTCTCCAATATCTATCTCCACTTTTTTAGCGTCGATCTTCTTGTCCATCTCCCAAACTTTTTCGAACTGATGCTCATCGTTCGCTTCACAGGCTTTGTCCAACGCATCGTCTCTTTCCTTCACCATCACGGCATACTTTAACCCGCTAATGAGCACTAAACAGTGAAAATTAAATAGAGATGATTAACAAAACCCAGAGGATGAGATATGTTTAGCCTATGAACTTGCCTTATGAACTAACTTAAACTCGTTTTGGTGCACGGTGGACTTATCCACATATCATACCGGTAGATTTCTTGCTACGAACCAATCGGTTTAATGtggttttcttttatatttatttgtgtccaattaaattattcatgattttatacataGCAAAAGATCAATACTACAGCATATATGTTGTCCATAAGCTAAGCATTGTCTAACtagtgattgattttttttttctatatctaTTTTCTCATGGTTTACAcaactttatttatttggtttaccATCTTATGAATCTTCTAATCTTATCATAGAAGCACTCTTGTTTATGATATCAATTGGTCATAGTCAAAGTGAAAAGTTTGTACAtcgaattcttttttttttaccataatcATTAGTAGTGCATTTAATCTCTTTGGTGTTTGTTGTCTAAAATGACAGGTACATTAATACCCTCTAATTTTATACTAcattttaacaatttttgtatgtttgtagatattattttttcacattttttttatttcaatataaaTGACTTACactattgttttttaaaaatataaaaaattgttttttttaacaatttattaCGTAGAGACTTTagttttttccttaatactgattgttgaaatattaatatctatCCTTAGTGGTACATAAAAGatctatttttataatattagtgAAGAAAATCGATAGAGTAATACTTAAAAAAtggttattttatataaatattgcaTTATTTTTTAAGGGTAGAGAATGATCCATAGATTTTCTCAtgcatataaaaattattttaccaaCAAACATTATTATAATTGTCAAATctcgattttttaaaaaacttttttccaCAGCCTTTTCCTTATTTCGTCGTTCAATTTATTGTGTATGGTGAAGTTTTTCGAAGCAGCTATTGAACCTTGCATTAGTTTTTAGGACGtcttatttgtgtttttttttggtgtttactCTTTAATGGTCTGTTTATATAACTTTGAATTTCAATGGTGCATGTTAATCCAAATCCAGATAGATAAACTCGAATTaaccaaaattctaaaatttaagtAAACTGTTTCTAAtgatgattttggaggattttagatttttgttaaaatcacATGTTGTTCAAattgagattttaaaatttattctcAAATACCatgttattaaaaatgaaatttatgtaaaataattcaaaaaaaaatcactcaaaatcctgtgttatttaattaaatatttataagaagcatatcaaatcacaaactattttttctttttaaaaatgaaaaataatttaaaaaatccaccaaaataacttaaaaactcacttaaatttcctaaatcatgATTTGaattcccccccccccctaaaatcttttaatattaatcatcattttttttctctgctaATATTATGAAATTGAGTGGGTTTTTCTGCACATCACAAAAAGTTTGGTGGGatttctgaaattttaaaatctctcaATCCCATACTCggtaaaatttatcaaatatatcGCCGAACGGCGTCGTCGAGAACTATGACTCCGGCTATAGAACACACTCCCTCTCCGAAACAAATTTCCGGCGATTTCCTGCTCCTAAGCACGGCGGTGAATCCATGGTTATCATCTCCAGTGTTTCTCTCAAGCTCGTGTTGACATTAATCCTGTAACTATGCTTTAATTTCTCTTAGaaaggtgtttttttttctttttatcaataaCATTTGATTCAGCTCTGTTTCTGCTTGAATCGTCTTTGATCCGTATATGAATAAATCcgtgtatatatgtaaattccTACTCTATCTGTGTGTCTTTTGATCTCTAATCATTTCTCTTGGAATTTGAACTCTTGTTCTGTTGCCGTCTCCTGTAGAAGCTTGCTTGAATCTGATGTTGAAGAGCTAAGTAGTGTTTGAAACCATGTAGCAGAGGCTTTAGGGATCCTTGTGAGATTGTTCTTGTAGTCAATGTAGTAGATCCCAAACCGGACTGTGTATCCTGAGTTCCATTCCCAATTGTCTAGCAATGACCACACAAAATATCCTCTTACATCGCATTCATCATTCCTGCAAAAagtttacctttttttgttttactcaaAAGACTCTTTTGTGAAAGAATGAATCTTTTTGCTAAGTGAAACACTTACTAACCTTATGGCAGCTGATAAGTTTGAGAGGTAATCTCTGTGGTAGCTTATCCTCTTGTCATCTTGTAATGCTTTCTCCATGTCTATGAATGGGTTGTTTTTCTCATCCATGCCTGTCATAACACCTCAACACCCtcaaaatctgatttttgaTTGATGGTTTTGGGAATCACATTTATGGGGTTTGAGATATTTACCGTTTTCTGTGATGAATACAGGTGGGTTTCCGTAGATGTCTTTAACATACACTGCTAGTTTCCTGATTCCCCATGGGACAATGTGTAGCCAGCTTGACCCTGCCTGATTCAAGTAAGTTATTTCATCAAATAActgttttagtttctttgaGGAGCCAGTTAAGGATTAGTGAAcatcttctgtttctttcaGAGGAATACATACTCTTTCTCCTATAGCTACTCCTCCACGATAAGCTACAAACAATTAGGAGCAGACATAGAGTAGGAACATCAGCTTAGTTCATTTAGTTTTTGTAGCAGTAATGAGAATGATATGAGAAATGGTGTTGTTTCTTACAGCTTGTAATCACGGCTGCATCAGAAGAAGCATCGTGTAGAATCAGTTTCCTTATCCTAGTTCTGTCGTTCCTCGCGTATAATGTGGTGTAGTGGTTGATTCCCATGAAATCAAATGCCCCTTTTATGGATTTAGACATCTCTGGTGTTATCTTTGGTAGTCTCTTTTCCACTAGACTCTTCATTGAAGCTGGATAGTCTCCATTGATTAGAGGATCCATAAACCTGTTTCAAATCTCATTCTGTcactttggtcttcttctcttttagaCTTTTCTATGCAAATATTCACAAATAAAGAGATGTTATATTTACCATCCAATCCCAAAATCCATTGCTCTACGAGCTGCATCTTTGTCCTCATCACAATCAGACATTGGCTCATACCATTTTGCATCTAATGCTATCCCGATTTGACCACGTTGTTTCTCCTTCCATATAGAAAATTCCCACATTTTTTTCTGCTCTTAGAATCATAAGATGATCATGTTCTGTTCTGTTTCCTTACCTTGAAGTTTCTCTGGTAGGTGCGGTAAGCAGCAGCATGAGACAAGAGAATGTTATGAGCTACAACGTAAGGTTCGACCGATGACGTCCCCTTCTTACAAAACCAATGTCCCAGAAGTGAGCACCTCCCTGGAGCCTGTATCCCTGTGTCATAGCCTTGGATCGATAACCCGTGAGGCTCATTGAAAGTGACCCAGTACTTCACTCTATCTCCAAATGCATTGAAACAGGTGAATGCATAACGCTCAAAATCATCCCTGCACCATTTATTTAGCTTTTTGATTTCGTAATCATCTCACCATATCAACATTTCACATTTTTATCAAAAGATCATATACTACTCACACGACTTCTCTGCTTAGCCATCCTTCATATCTgtcttctaaagcttgtggGAGATCCCAATGATACAATGTCACATAAGGTTTGATTCCTTTGGCTAAAAGAGCATCTATTAGGCTGTTATAGTACTTAACTCCATCTGGATTTACTTTCCCTGTTCCATCTGTTAACAAAACCCGAGTTTAATTAGACCCCTCGCAACTCAATAATAACAATACTCTTATCACACAAAGCCAAAGCTAAATGGACTAGACTTACTAGGGAATATTCTTGACCAAGATATAGAGAATCTGTAAGCATCCATGCTCAGATCTTTCATCAGGTCTATGTCACTCTGTGataggaaacaaacaaaagaaaggtcTTGCTTCTTAGATTCTCTCAATTATGTCCTGTTGCGTCTTATCTTAGATATTTTTTGGATGAGGTTTGCTCTGTCAAGAAGCAACCCTACTTTTATCTTCAAGCATAAGTCAACtaatgtgttcttttttttaggtGAAACTTACGTGAAACCTATGGTATTGATCGACCGTAGTATCCGCATTGCTAAAATCCAATATCTTTCCTGTTGATCAAGAACAATAATAGCATTGAATCATTCTGAAATCTTGATTTTTCTGGGTTCTTCGTAAAGTTCTCtgggtttgtttatttttgataCCTGGTTTCTTCGTGAAAGTATCCCAAATGCTCTCtcctttgtttccttctttcacAGCTCCTTCAAACTGATTTCGTGCAAGAAAATGTTGCGATTGTCAAAATCGTTTCAGAGCTCCTTCAATCTAATCACATCTCTTtcttggatcagtttggagatgatgatgaagaagaagaagaagattgtcaCCTGGTAAGCTGAAGAAGCTGTCCCGAACACAAACCCATCTGGAAAATTTGCTCTGCTGATAGATTCTGAGGAAACATGATCAAGAGGCACGATGAAGACGAGCAAGAGCGGAAACAGAACGAAGACTCGTCTCATTAAAGATTCCATTTTTGGGTCGCatgaataaaagagaaaagagagaggaagataaAGGGATGAacttttttgtgtgtaaatGAAAGATTTGGAGGCAAGAAAATGgagtttttgtgtgtgtgtgtttgtaaagttgaagaacaaagaggaagagTGCAAAACAAAAGGTCTCGTCTTTTTAAGGCTCTTCTTTGGTGTTGACATTTGTTCACTCGACCTTTTAAGGCTTTTACTATACACGTCTCTTATACTTGTGCTATGCCAAATacgtaagaaaaaagaaaaaaaaaagtgtacgctaagataaaaaagtttttttttttttcaaaacaaaagggaaatgGTCACACGGATTACTAGCAATTTAAAGAAGTCTAATATAAAAGGAAggaaaaaatttgaatacataccttaaatttaatagaaaatttgaaatctatactaaattttttaagttttggaaTGTATCTTACTAGATATTCACCGCGATACATCACGggctatatttttaataaaaaaatataatttgttttatagattaacagtatatataactaatgtttaatttatattttttaaaatgtataacCTTACagatatagatatattagttagtatagaaattagaaagtattttgcttgaggtttattgttttatattatggtataacatacaattaaataagtagTCATTTATAGAAGGAATATActgtgtatttttttat from Camelina sativa cultivar DH55 chromosome 2, Cs, whole genome shotgun sequence includes the following:
- the LOC104730775 gene encoding putative beta-glucosidase 41, whose product is MSTPKKSLKKTRPFVLHSSSLFFNFTNTHTQKLHFLASKSFIYTQKSSSLYLPLSFLFYSCDPKMESLMRRVFVLFPLLLVFIVPLDHVSSESISRANFPDGFVFGTASSAYQFEGAVKEGNKGESIWDTFTKKPGKILDFSNADTTVDQYHRFHSDIDLMKDLSMDAYRFSISWSRIFPNGTGKVNPDGVKYYNSLIDALLAKGIKPYVTLYHWDLPQALEDRYEGWLSREVVDDFERYAFTCFNAFGDRVKYWVTFNEPHGLSIQGYDTGIQAPGRCSLLGHWFCKKGTSSVEPYVVAHNILLSHAAAYRTYQRNFKEKQRGQIGIALDAKWYEPMSDCDEDKDAARRAMDFGIGWFMDPLINGDYPASMKSLVEKRLPKITPEMSKSIKGAFDFMGINHYTTLYARNDRTRIRKLILHDASSDAAVITSSYRGGVAIGERAGSSWLHIVPWGIRKLAVYVKDIYGNPPVFITENGMDEKNNPFIDMEKALQDDKRISYHRDYLSNLSAAIRNDECDVRGYFVWSLLDNWEWNSGYTVRFGIYYIDYKNNLTRIPKASARWFQTLLSSSTSDSSKLLQEKATEQEFKFQEK